A single region of the Raphanus sativus cultivar WK10039 chromosome 1, ASM80110v3, whole genome shotgun sequence genome encodes:
- the LOC108834406 gene encoding phosphate transporter PHO1 homolog 3 has product MKFGKEFSSQMVPEWQQAYLDYGSLKKCLKEINVFKRRQPADAPTLGGANNHHGGGLHRRMSLYKTFSGLLSIQGRQRRGHSHDVEEGLQMTATTGPILVETNADGSYETTFLMVNEKGGEYELMFFRRLDEEFNKVSKFYKEEVDKVLKEEKGLNKQMEALIAFRAEVKNPEGSGSRLQDRGAELTRLTSNIATSKAAIYASSPAGAKSKEVGSQAHMETVEEGESSRGGQLKDDEEAEDNGAREQPADEVNKSRTRPAPLNILDGARINNTIDTPRSTVRGILKVPKPTQLIYSRENLKKAEQMLIEAFSVFYKKLRLLKSYSFMNEKAVSKILKKYDKITSRDATKPYMKMVDSSYLGSSDDVVRLMEHVEATFIKHFANANRTKGMNILRPKAKRERHRLTFSTGFSAGCIFSLIVALAAIIRTRNILQEEGQAQYMDTMFPLYSLFGFIVLHIIMFAGNIYYWRRYKVNYPFIFGFKEGTELGYRQVLLVAFSTGVLALLCVLANLDMEVDPVTKEYEAFTELLPLILLLGIFSVLVMPFNFFYRSNRIFFLTCLFHCVAAPLYKVTLPDFFLGDQLTSQVQALRSIEFYICYYGWGDFRHRTNTCNQSHAYRGFFFIVAVIPYVSRLLQCLRRLFEENNPEQGWNGLKYFLTIVAICLRTAYSIQKGQIAWRVLAAITSAAAAIFCTYWDFIHDWGLLNRTSKNRWLRDKLLVPQKKVYFIAMILNILLRFAWIQTVMDFNFSFMHKQTMVAVVASLEIIRRGIWNFFRLENEHLNNAGKYRAFKSVPLPFSYDRDEHKDD; this is encoded by the exons ATGAAGTTCGGTAAGGAGTTTTCATCTCAGATGGTGCCAGAGTGGCAACAAGCTTACTTGGATTACGGTTCTCTCAAAAAATGTCTCAAAGAAATCAACGTGTTCAAACGCAGACAACCCGCCGATGCACCTACTCTTGGTGGCGCCAATAATCACCACGGCGGAGGATTACACCGGAGAATGTCTTTGTACAAGACGTTTAGCGGTTTACTCTCGATTCAGGGAAGACAAAGACGCGGCCATTCTCACGACGTCGAGGAAGGGTTACAAATGACGGCGACCACTGGGCCGATTCTGGTGGAGACCAACGCTGACGGCAGCTATGAAACTACGTTCCTGATGGTGAATGAGAAAGGAGGAGAGTACGAGTTGATGTTTTTCCGGAGACTCGATGAGGAGTTCAATAAAGTGAGTAAGTTTTACAAAGAGGAAGTTGATAAAGTGTTGAAAGAGGAGAAGGGGCTTAACAAACAGATGGAAGCTTTGATAGCATTTCGTGCTGAAGTTAAGAATCCAGAAGGGAGTGGATCGCGTCTGCAGGACCGTGGGGCTGAGCTCACTCGATTGACTTCCAACATCGCTACTTCCAAAGCGGCTATCTATGCTTCTTCTCCCGCGGGTGCTAAGTCCA AGGAAGTTGGAAGTCAAGCTCATATGGAGACAGTAGAGGAAGGAGAGTCGAGCAGAGGTGGACAACtaaaagatgatgaagaagcagaagataaTGGAGCTAGAGAACAGCCTGCCGATGAAGTTAATAAGAGCAGGACGAGACCAGCTCCGTTAAATATTCTGGATGGAGCGAGGATCAACAACACCATAGACACACCTCGCTCCACCGTCAGAGGAATACTCAAAGTACCAAAGCCGACCCAGTTAATATATAGCAGAGAAAATCTGAAGAAAGCCGAGCAGATGCTCATAGAAGCTTTCAGCGTGTTTTATAAAAAGCTTCGGCTTCTCAAAAGCTACAG CTTTATGAATGAAAAGGCGGTCTCGAAGATATTGAAGAAGTACGATAAG ataacTTCGAGGGATGCAACAAAGCCTTACATGAAAATGGTTGATAGTTCATACCTGGGAAGCTCTGATGAC GTTGTGCGACTCATGGAGCATGTTGAAGCTACATTCATAAAACATTTTGCAAATGCTAATCGAACCAAAGGAATGAACATTTTACGGCCTAAAGCAAAACGAGAGAGACACAGACTTACATTCTCCACAG GTTTCTCAGCTGGATGCATATTCTCTCTTATAGTGGCTCTTGCCGCGATCATTCGCACCCGAAATATCTTGCAGGAGGAAGGCCAGGCACAATACATGGATACTATGTTCCCACTTTATAG CTTGTTCGGTTTTATTGTGTTGCACATCATCATGTTTGCGGGGAATATATACTATTGGAGGCGATACAAAGTGAACTATCCTTTCATATTTGGGTTCAAGGAAGGAACTGAACTGGGTTACCGACAAGTCCTCCTTGTGGCGTTCAGCACTGGCGTCCTTGCATTGCTTTGTGTTCTTGCAAATCTTGACATGGAGGTAGATCCTGTAACAAAAGAATATGAAGCATTTACCGAACTTCTTCCTCTGATCCTACTTCTT GGTATATTTTCGGTTTTAGTCATGCCATTCAACTTTTTTTACCGGTCCAACCGCATATTCTTCCTCACTTGTCTGTTTCATTGCGTGGCCGCTCCTCTTTACAAA GTAACATTGCCTGATTTCTTCTTGGGAGATCAATTAACTAGCCAGGTTCAAGCTCTTCGGAGCATCGAGTTCTACATTTGTTACTATGGTTGGGGAGACTTCAGACACCGGACGAACACTTGTAACCAGTCTCATGCGTACAGAGGTTTCTTTTTCATTGTTGCTGTCATCCCTTATGTCTCTCGCCTCCTTCAG TGTCTGAGACGTCTGTTTGAAGAGAACAACCCGGAGCAAGGATGGAATGGGCTCAAGTACTTTTTGACTATAGTGGCAATTTGCTTGAGAACTGCTTACAGCATCCAAAAAGGTCAAATCGCTTGGAGAGTTTTAGCCGCTATCACTTCAGCCGCAGCTGCCATATTTTGTACTTACTGGGACTTTATCCATGATTGGGGTCTTCTAAACCGGACATCCAAAAACCGCTGGCTTCGGGATAAGCTCCTCGTTCCCCAGAAGAAAGTATACTTCATCGCCATG ATTTTGAATATCCTGCTGAGATTTGCATGGATTCAAACGGTTATGGACTTCAACTTCTCCTTCATGCATAAACAGACCATGGTTGCTGTTGTTGCTAGTCTTGAGATAATTCGTCGTGGTATATGGAATTTCTTCAG GTTAGAGAACGAGCATTTGAACAATGCTGGGAAATACCGAGCCTTCAAGTCTGTTCCATTACCATTCAGCTACGACAGAGATGAACATAAAGACGATTAG
- the LOC130509705 gene encoding fucosyltransferase 6-like codes for MKMKLMLTVGTCLVLWSVMLVSFSNVFQHHLLSAIVNDSKDSEKPRDKLLEDLLTSDFDEDSCLSRYQSSLYRKPFPYKPAEYLISKLRSYEKLHKRCGPGTEAYKQATKNLGHDDENYANKHVGECKYIVWVAVYGLGNRILTLASVFLYALLTERVVLVDQSKDISDLFCEPFPGTSWLLPNEFPLMKQIDGYDKGYPRCYGTMLKNQTINSTSVPPHLYLHILHDSRDEDKMFFCRKDQTMIDKVPWLIVKANVYFVPSLWFNPTFQTELIKLFPQKETVFYHLARYLFHPTNQVWGMVTRSYDAYLSRADETLGIQVRVFSRRAGYLQHVMNQIVACTQREKLLPELTTLESQVTNTSRSKKLKAVLVTSLYPEYSNNLKNMYWERPTSTGEIIEVYQPSGERFQQTDKKLHDQKALAEMYLLSLTDNIVTSARSTFGYVAHSLGGLKPWLLYQPARGKTPNPPCVRAVSMEPCFLTPPTHGCEARRIVNSAKVLPFVRHCEDLRHDGLKLFDDTKDEL; via the exons ATgaagatgaagcttatgttaaCAGTCGGCACTTGCTTAGTACTTTGGTCGGTGATGTTAGTATCTTTCTCAAACGTCTTCCAACACCACCTTCTTAGCGCTATAGTCAACG ATTCAAAGGATTCCGAAAAACCTAGGGACAAACTGTTAGAAGATCTTTTAACTTCTGATTTCGATGAAGATTCTTGCTTGAGTAGGTATCAGTCTTCCTTGTATCGCAAGCCATTTCCTTACAAGCCTGCTGAATATCTTATCTCTAAGCTTAGAAGCTATGAGAAACTTCACAAGCGTTGCGGTCCAGGCACAGAAGCATACAAGCAAGCAACAAAAAATCTTGGTCATGATGATGAGAATTATGCAAACAAACATGTTGGTGAATGCAAATACATTGTGTGGGTCGCGGTTTACGGTCTTGGAAACAGAATACTAACCCTTGCCTCTGTCTTCCTCTACGCGCTCTTGACAGAGAGAGTCGTCCTTGTTGATCAAAGCAAAGACATAAGTGATCTCTTCTGCGAGCCGTTTCCAGGTACTTCATGGTTACTCCCTAATGAATTCCCATTGATGAAGCAGATTGATGGCTACGACAAAGGATACCCTCGTTGTTACGGAACAATGTTGAAGAATCAAACCATTAACTCGACTTCAGTCCCGCCGCATCTGTATCTTCATATCCTACATGATTCGAGAGATGAAGACAAGATGTTCTTCTGCCGAAAGGATCAAACCATGATCGATAAAGTCCCTTGGTTGATTGTCAAAGCCAATGTCTACTTTGTTCCATCTCTATGGTTTAATCCAACTTTCCAGACCGAACTAATCAAGCTATTCCCGCAGAAAGAAACCGTCTTCTACCACTTGGCTCGATATCTTTTTCACCCGACGAATCAAGTTTGGGGTATGGTCACAAGATCCTACGATGCTTACTTATCAAGAGCAGACGAAACACTTGGGATACAAGTAAGAGTTTTCAGCAGACGCGCTGGATACCTCCAACACGTCATGAACCAGATTGTTGCCTGTACACAAAGAGAGAAACTCTTGCCTGAGTTGACTACACTTGAATCACAAGTCACCAATACATCAAGAAGCAAGAAACTTAAAGCTGTTCTTGTCACATCTCTGTATCCAGAGTACTCTAATAACCTAAAGAACATGTATTGGGAACGGCCAACTTCGACAGGAGAGATCATAGAAGTCTATCAGCCAAGTGGAGAAAGGTTTCAGCAAacagacaagaagcttcacgacCAAAAGGCGCTCGCCGAGATGTATCTTCTGAGCTTAACTGATAACATTGTCACAAGCGCAAGGTCTACGTTTGGATATGTTGCTCATAGTCTTGGAGGGTTAAAGCCATGGTTACTCTATCAACCAGCGAGAGGCAAGACTCCTAATCCACCATGTGTTCGTGCTGTATCCATGGAGCCTTGTTTCCTGACTCCTCCCACTCATGGATGTGAAGCTAGAAGGATAGTTAATTCGGCCAAAGTCCTTCCTTTTGTTAGACATTGTGAGGATCTTAGGCATGACGGGCTTAAACTATTTGATGATACTAAAGATGAGTTATAG
- the LOC130512857 gene encoding fucosyltransferase 6-like, with amino-acid sequence MTDQTKVTMYHMFQNSGDVFRASCLKTKILMTVIFGGLLIGSVILLSFSHNFNDQLLDATSNDQLLDAASNEELLVATINGSSRSETPHDKLLGGLLTAGFDEPTCVSRYYQSSLYRKPSPYKPSEYLVSKLRSYEKLHKRCGPGTEAYKEATKNLGHGDEKNYANKSVGECKYAVWVAVYGLGNRILTLTSVFLYALLTERVVLVDQSKDISDLFCEPFPGTSWLLPNDFPLMKKIDGYGRGYSRCYGTMLNNHAISVNSTPSHLYLDILHDSRDEDKMFFCPKDQTMIDKVPWLVFKTNVYFVPSLWFSPTLRPELMKLFPQKEAVFHHLARYLFHPTNQVWGMITRYYKAHLARADETLGIQVRVFSDQAGYLQHVMDQILSCTQREKLLPQVVAQEESKVNVSTNQKLKAVLVTSLDPEYADRLKNMFWEQPSSTGEIIEVYQPSGEKFQQTDKKIHDQKALAEMYLLSLTDKIVTSARSTFGYVAHSLGGLKPWLLYQPKGFTAPDPPCIRSTSIDPCHLTPPSHGCDADWGTYSGKVVPFVRECEDREHDGIKLFDEL; translated from the exons atgactgaccAAACTAAAGTAACCATGTATCACATGTTTCAGAACTCCGGAGATGTATTCAGGGCTTCGTGTTTAAAGACGAAGATTCTGATGACAGTCATCTTTGGTGGCTTACTCATTGGGTCTGTGATCTTACTATCTTTCTCTCACAACTTCAACGACCAACTTCTTGATGCAACAAGCAACGACCAACTTCTTGATGCAGCAAGCAACGAAGAACTTCTTGTTGCAACAATCAACG GTTCAAGTAGATCCGAAACACCCCATGATAAACTGTTAGGAGGGCTTTTGACAGCTGGTTTCGATGAACCTACTTGTGTGAGTAGGTATTATCAGTCTTCCTTGTACCGCAAGCCATCTCCTTACAAGCCTTCTGAGTATCTTGTCTCTAAGCTAAGAAGCTATGAGAAGCTTCACAAGCGTTGCGGTCCAGGCACAGAAGCTTACAAGGAAGCAACAAAGAATCTTGGTCATGGTGATGAGAAGAACTATGCAAACAAGTCTGTTGGTGAATGCAAATACGCCGTGTGGGTTGCGGTCTACGGTCTTGGAAACAGAATACTAACTCTTACCTCTGTCTTCCTCTACGCGCTCTTGACAGAGAGAGTCGTTCTTGTTGATCAAAGCAAAGATATAAGTGATCTCTTCTGCGAGCCGTTTCCAGGTACTTCATGGTTACTCCCTAATGACTTCCCATTGATGAAGAAGATTGATGGCTACGGCAGAGGATACTCTCGTTGTTACGGAACAATGTTGAATAACCATGCCATTAGCGTGAACTCAACCCCGAGTCATCTATATCTTGATATCTTACATGATTCAAGGGATGAAGATAAGATGTTCTTCTGCCCAAAGGATCAAACTATGATCGATAAAGTCCCTTGGTTGGTTTTCAAAACCAACGTCTACTTTGTTCCATCACTGTGGTTTAGTCCAACGCTCCGACCGGAACTGATGAAGCTGTTCCCGCAGAAAGAAGCAGTGTTTCATCATCTGGCTAGGTATCTTTTTCACCCGACGAATCAAGTTTGGGGTATGATCACTAGGTACTACAAAGCTCACTTAGCCAGAGCAGACGAAACACTCGGGATCCAAGTACGTGTGTTCAGCGACCAAGCAGGTTATTTACAACACGTCATGGACCAGATCTTGTCGTGCACACAAAGAGAGAAACTGTTACCTCAAGTCGTTGCACAGGAAGAGTCAAAAGTCAACGTATCTACAAACCAGAAACTAAAGGCTGTTCTTGTCACATCTCTGGATCCAGAGTACGCTGACCGGTTAAAGAACATGTTTTGGGAGCAACCTAGTTCGACAGGAGAGATCATAGAAGTTTATCAGCCAAGTGGAGAAAAGTTTCAACAAACGGACAAGAAGATTCATGACCAAAAGGCACTCGCGGAGATGTATCTTCTGAGTTTGACTGATAAGATTGTCACGAGTGCAAGGTCCACGTTCGGATATGTTGCTCATAGTCTCGGAGGGTTAAAGCCATGGTTACTCTATCAGCCAAAGGGTTTCACGGCTCCTGATCCTCCTTGTATACGATCCACCTCTATTGACCCTTGTCACCTTACTCCTCCTTCTCATGGATGTGACGCTGATTGGGGAACTTACTCGGGGAAGGTTGTTCCTTTTGTAAGGGAATGTGAGGATCGTGAGCATGATGGGATTAAGCTATTTGATGAGTTGTAA
- the LOC108856008 gene encoding probable fucosyltransferase 8 has protein sequence MKLKTLFVTCLLLWSLMLLSLFIIFNHQLLDAMTVNGPRDSGKPREDKLLGGLLTEEFDEGSCLSRYQSSLYRKPSLYQPSHYLVSKLRSYEMLHKRCGPGTEAFKRAAEQLGHDPRSAGECRYIVWVAAYGLGNRILSLVSAFLYALLTERVLLVDQRTDITHLFCEPFPGTSWLLPLDSPLMGQLDSSRCYGTMVKTHAINSTIRTTPSYLSLYLMHDYEDHDKMFFCERDQNLIRQVSWLVFNSNMYSVPSLWMIPSFQTELIKLFPKKDTVFHHLGRYLLHPTNQVWGLITRFYNAYLSRADETLGVQVRVLTNPAGYLEHVMNQILECTKREKLLPEVAATNNTSTSPKLKAVLVTSLYPEYSEKLRNMYWESPSSTGEMVQVHQPSQEMYQQTDEKLHDQKAFAEMYLLSLTDKLVTSGLSTFGYVAQGLGGLKAWILYRPTNHSTPDPPCVKAVSMEPCFHRPPPLYGCQAETVNSSTRFVTRCEEWITGIKLVDSADVF, from the exons ATGAAGCTAAAGACATTATTTGTCACTTGCTTACTACTTTGGTCACTGATGTTACTATCATTATTCATCATCTTCAACCACCAGCTTCTTGATGCTATGACCGTCAACG GTCCAAGGGATTCAGGGAAACCAAGGGAGGATAAACTGTTAGGAGGGCTGCTTACTGAAGAGTTTGATGAAGGTTCTTGCTTGAGTAGGTACCAGTCTTCATTGTACCGCAAGCCATCACTTTACCAGCCTTCTCACTATCTTGTCTCCAAGCTAAGAAGCTATGAGATGCTTCACAAGCGTTGCGGTCCAGGCACAGAAGCCTTCAAGAGAGCAGCAGAGCAGCTTGGCCATGACCCTAGATCCGCTGGTGAATGCAGATACATTGTGTGGGTTGCTGCTTACGGGCTTGGAAACAGAATACTATCTCTAGTTTCTGCATTCCTCTATGCTCTCTTGACAGAGAGAGTCCTTCTCGTTGACCAACGCACAGACATAACACATCTCTTCTGTGAGCCTTTTCCTGGTACTTCCTGGTTACTCCCTCTTGATTCTCCTTTGATGGGTCAGTTAGATAGTTCACGCTGTTACGGAACAATGGTGAAGACTCATGCCATTAACTCGACTATAAGaaccaccccgtcctacctcaGTCTTTATCTTATGCACGACTATGAGGATCATGATAAGATGTTCTTCTGTGAAAGAGATCAGAATCTCATCAGACAAGTCTCTTGGCTGGTCTTCAACTCAAACATGTACTCTGTTCCATCTCTCTGGATGATCCCTAGCTTCCAAACCGAACTCATCAAGCTCTTCCCAAAGAAAGATACCGTCTTCCACCATTTAGGTCGCTACCTTCTCCACCCTACAAACCAAGTATGGGGTTTGATCACTAGGTTCTACAACGCCTACTTATCAAGAGCAGACGAGACACTCGGAGTTCAAGTACGAGTTCTAACCAACCCCGCCGGATACTTGGAGCACGTCATGAACCAGATCCTAGAATGCACCAAACGAGAGAAACTATTACCTGAAGTGGCTGCCACTAATAATACATCAACAAGCCCGAAGCTCAAAGCTGTTCTTGTCACATCACTTTACCCAGAGTACTCGGAGAAGCTAAGGAACATGTACTGGGAAAGCCCGAGTTCGACAGGAGAGATGGTACAAGTTCACCAACCAAGCCAAGAGATGTATCAGCAGACAGACGAGAAGCTACACGACCAAAAGGCGTTCGCTGAGATGTACCTGTTAAGC ctGACTGATAAACTTGTCACAAGCGGCTTATCTACGTTCGGATACGTTGCTCAAGGTCTCGGAGGATTAAAAGCATGGATACTCTACAGGCCAACGAACCACTCAACTCCAGACCCGCCATGCGTTAAAGCCGTGTCGATGGAGCCGTGTTTCCATAGACCTCCTCCGCTCTATGGTTGTCAAGCTGAGACAGTGAATAGCAGCACACGTTTTGTTACGCGTTGTGAGGAGTGGATCACGGGGATTAAGCTAGTTGATTCCGCAGATGTGTTTTGA
- the LOC130496261 gene encoding 2-oxoglutarate-dependent dioxygenase DAO-like produces the protein MADLNEVIPTIDLKEVPDEKLNQQIREASERWGCFKVINHGVSSFLLSEMKKTVTDLHERPHEVKIRNTAVILSSGYIPRSELNPLYESFGLFDVASPEAINNFCDKLEASAEQREIIMKYGKAMNGLAKDLTRMLAKSYELEDPDICKEWPSQFRMNKYHFNPETVGQSGAITHTDPGFLTIVHGDDNVCGLEAMDHSSGTYFPINTSPNTLTVNLGDMAKIWSNGRLCNVKHRVKCKEAKMRISIVTFLLIPMDEVVEPPSKFVNAEHPRLYKPISDGELRKIRLSNNMHDGESLQFITLK, from the exons ATGGCGGATCTCAATGAAGTCATTCCGACAATAGACTTGAAAGAGGTTCCAGATGAGAAGTTGAACCAGCAAATACGTGAGGCGAGTGAGAGATGGGGATGTTTCAAGGTGATCAACCATGGAGTTTCTTCGTTTTTGTTGTCTGAGATGAAGAAAACTGTTACAGATCTCCATGAACGTCCACACGAGGTGAAAATACGAAACACTGCTGTGATACTATCAAGTGGTTACATACCTAGAAGTGAGTTAAATCCTCTTTATGAATCATTCGGTCTTTTTGACGTCGCCTCTCCTGAAGCGATCAATAACTTTTGTGACAAACTTGAGGCCTCTGCTGAACAAAG AGAGATCATAATGAAGTATGGCAAAGCTATGAATGGTCTTGCAAAAGATTTAACGAGGATGTTAGCAAAGAGTTATGAATTAGAGGATCCCGATATATGCAAAGAATGGCCGAGCCAGTTTCGGATGAACAAATATCATTTCAATCCTGAAACTGTTGGTCAAAGTGGTGCTATAACACACACGGATCCTGGATTTTTAACAATTGTTCACGGTGATGACAATGTTTGTGGACTTGAGGCCATGGACCATTCTTCAGGAACCTATTTCCCCATAAACACGTCACCAAACACACTTACTGTCAACCTTGGTGACATGGCTAAG ATATGGAGCAATGGGAGGTTGTGCAATGTGAAGCATAGAGTGAAATGCAAAGAAGCAAAAATGAGGATTAGTATCGTCACCTTCCTATTAATACCAATGGATGAAGTTGTTGAGCCTCCAAGTAAATTTGTGAATGCTGAACATCCACGTCTATACAAGCCTATCAGCGATGGAGAACTAAGAAAGATTAGGCTCAGCAACAACATGCATGACGGCGAATCTCTCCAGTTTATAACCCTCAAATAA
- the LOC108837141 gene encoding 2-oxoglutarate-dependent dioxygenase DAO-like, whose protein sequence is MAETDGVIPTIDLEEVVSDKILNQKIREASERWGCFRVMNHGVSLSLMSDMKKTIMDLFERPHEVKVRNTDVLQGIGYRAPYDITPYYETLGLYDMTSPQAVNTFCDQLDASADQREIMLKYAKAIDGLAKDLASRLAESYGLAETEFFKGWPSQFRINKYHFKPEAVGKLGFHLHTDSGFLTILQADEHVGGLEAMDNASGKFFPIMPLPNTLVVILGDMAAIWSNGRLCNVKHRVQCNEATERFSIASFLLGPVTDLEPPSEFVDAEHPRLYKPISHEGIRNIRMTKNLSDGEALKLITYE, encoded by the exons ATGGCGGAAACTGATGGAGTTATTCCGACGATAGACTTGGAAGAGGTCGTTTCAGATAAGATCTTGAACCAGAAAATCCGTGAAGCGAGCGAGAGATGGGGATGCTTTAGGGTGATGAACCATGGAGTTTCATTGTCTTTGATGTCTGATATGAAGAAGACCATTATGGATCTCTTCGAACGTCCACACGAGGTGAAAGTGCGTAACACTGATGTGTTACAAGGGATTGGTTACAGAGCTCCATATGATATCACTCCTTACTATGAAACATTAGGTCTCTATGACATGACTTCTCCTCAAGCTGTCAATACTTTTTGTGACCAGCTTGACGCTTCCGCTGATCAAAG GGAGATTATGTTGAAGTATGCCAAAGCTATTGATGGACTTGCAAAGGATTTAGCAAGTAGGTTAGCAGAGAGCTACGGCTTGGCTGAGACCGAGTTCTTCAAAGGATGGCCGAGCCAGTTTCGGATTaacaaatatcattttaaacCCGAAGCAGTGGGGAAACTCGGGTTTCATCTACACACAGATTCTGGTTTCTTGACGATTCTTCAAGCCGATGAACATGTTGGTGGACTTGAAGCCATGGACAATGCTTCAGGAAAGTTCTTTCCCATAATGCCGTTGCCAAACACGCTTGTTGTCATCCTCGGGGACATGGCTGCGATCTGGAGCAACGGAAGATTGTGTAATGTGAAGCATAGAGTGCAATGCAATGAAGCAACCGAGAGGTTTTCTATCGCCTCTTTTTTATTAGGACCAGTGACTGATTTGGAACCACCAAGTGAGTTTGTGGATGCTGAACATCCCCGACTATACAAGCCTATTAGTCACGAAGGGATACGAAACATTAGAATGACCAAGAACTTGTCTGATGGAGAAGCTCTCAAGCTTATAACCTATGAATGA